A window of Roseburia hominis A2-183 genomic DNA:
TGATGGGCGCCTCCGGCAATCTGCTCACCGCTGCGGAACAGTACGGCAGAATCATGATTGCAGGCGGCGTCATCCAGGTTTTATCCTGCGGACTTGCACCTATATTAAGGAATGAGAACCGGCAGGTCGGTGCCATGACCATCATGGTCCTGGGGTTCCTCTTTAATCTCACGATGGATTTCGTACTGCTTTACTTTTTCCATCTGGGAATCGGAGGCGCCGCTCTGGCCTCTTTGGGCGCGCAGCTGCTGACCACCGCCCTCTGTTTTCTCACACTTTTCGGTGTCACAGACCGCCTCCGCGCGCGGCTCGGCCTTCCGGGCTCTGCCGGCACATCTCTCTGCCCCCTGCACAGGGAGCAGTTCGTCTTTGAGAAAGACTGCTGGAAGCGCATTTTTTCCATCGGAATCTCTCCTTTCGGAATATCACTGACGCCGTCGCTTTTAATTCTCTATCACAACATCGCCTGCCTGAATTACGGGGATCTTGCCGTGAGCGCATATGCGCTGATCTCCTCAACCATCGGCTCGTACCGGATTCTGCTGATCGGCGTTGCGGAGGGAATGCAGCCGCTTGCCAGCAAAGCCTACGGCGCATCGCAGAACGGAAATGCCACTCCCGCAGAGCGGATCGCCGCCTACGACGAGATCCGGCATATCCGTAACAAAGCCATCCGGACTGCGATTGCCGCCAGCGTTCTTCTGTTTTTGTTCACCATCGCCACCGCCTCCTTCTATCCGGCTCTGTACGGCTATCAGGGAGACGCTGCTGCTGCCGGCTATCACGCGGTTATGCTTACCGCTGCCCAGCTCATCTTTACCGGCATCGTGAGAGTAACCAACAGCTTCTTCTATGCCGTAGGAAAGAACCGCTATTCTTTATTTATGATCTATTTTGATCCACTCTGTCTGACTCCTGCAGCATTGGCAGTGCTGCCGCATTTCTTCGGGACGGACGGAATCTGGCTGACTGCCGTGATTACACAGTTTCTATTAAACCTTGTCGCCGCCGGCATGTTTGTGCGGCACAATGCGCAGATGAAACGTGAGCAGGCAGCTCTGACAAAAGGAGTATAACCATGACACTACAACAAATGAGATATGTGATTACAACCGCAGAATGTTATTCCATCACAAGTGCTGCTGAGAAATTCCAGCTGTCACAGCCCAATCTGTCGAACGCGATCAAAGATCTGGAGCAGGAACTCGGCATCCAGATCTTCGAGCGGAAAAAAAGTGGCGTCTCTTTAACCCCCGACGGCGCCGAGCTGGTTCGCTCGATCCAGCCGATCTTAAACCAGGTGCAGCGCCTTGAGGACACCTACAAACAGCCGAGCAGCCACAGGATCTCTTTTAGCGTTGCCACACAGCACATTTCCATTGTGACAGAGGTCATGATTGCCTTCATGAAGGAGCAGGACCCGCACTTTAACGAATACAATTTCCAGTATCTCCAGCTGCGCACCAAGGAGATCTTAGATTACGTCGCATCGGAATTCTGTGAGATCGGCGTTCTGTTGAAAAACCGTGAGAACCGCGTTCTCGACTGGGAGATGGAGCAGCAGGAACTTGATTTTCATCTGCTGGCAACCATGCGCCCCAAAGTCTATGTTCCCAAGCAGCATCCGCTCGCCGGCAGGACGAAGGTATCGATGGAAGACCTGGCTCCCTATGTCTACAGCCACTATTTTCAGGGAATCGACAGTTCCAGAGACCGCTTCTTCTCCGAGGAGCTTGTGGAGAATACCGTCGCAAAAAAAACAATCACCCTCACGGACGAGATGGCAGATGCCAGCATCGGCATGGAGATGAACACCTATACCATCGGTTCCGGCATGTCCGGTGAAAATCTGCTGGAAAAAGATTACGCCGTCATGAATCTGGACACGCATCAACGGATCGAACTTGGCTGGATCTCCCGCAGGGATCACGAACTAAGTAATTTCGGCAAGCGCTTTCTGGATCTGCTGGCAGAAAAACTCAACTCCATGCAGTTGGATTAGCGAATAGGTAATCTTTGGACACGTTTTTGTGTAATAGGAACGAAGTTTCCTATTACAGTCGCCGCCACCCTTAAAAAGGGTGGCTCGGGACGCTGGGTGTAACCCCTTGGTACCCGACAGCGTCTCAAGGCGCCCTAGACTTTCTCTTCGTTCAAGTCACTATTGCACTTGACGCGTTGCTTATGCCCATGAATGGGCGTTTGTACTACTTCGACTTAACCCTTAAAAGGGTCTTCGTACTCCTTCACACTTAATTTATCTTGCATGATATCGTACTTTTCTTGATCTTGAATATACTTTTTTATTGTCGCTTCATTTAATCCTACGGTGCTGACATAATATCCCTCTGACCAGAAATGTCTGTTTCCAAATTTATATTTGAGATTTGCATGTCTGTCAAAAATCATAAGCGCTGACTTTCCCTTTAAATATCCCATAAAACTCGACACGCTCATCTTTGGCGGAATACTTACTAGCATATGAATATGGTCAGGCATGAGATGCCCTTCAATAATCTCCACGCCCTTATATGCACATAACTGTTTCAGAATATCACGTATATCCTCTTTTAATTGATTATAAATAATTTTTCGTCTATACTTAGGAGTAAATACAATATGGTATTTACACATCCATTTTGTATGGGCGAGATCATTAGACTTATTCGCCATAAAACACCTTTCCTTTCTTGCAATAGTGACTGAACAACTCTATTGTAACGGAAAGGTGTTTTTCTGTATAACGATTTGACTCCACCCGCATAGCAGGTGGGTTTTTGCTTTATGCGTACTTCGTTTCTCTGTTGAGAAACTCGTAAACACGCATTCAGCAGGCTAAAGCCTAATGACGAAAAAGGGACAGGGGCGCACAGCACTTCGTGCTGTGCAGCTCCCTGTCCCTTTTCTCCTGTCATCTGCAGGCGTATCGCTTAGTAAACATGCTTTTTCGACTTGTGGGCTTCTCTCGCTTCCTCGACCGCCTCATGGTCTGCCATATTCACCTTTGCTGCTACTTTTTTTCTTCTTCAACGGATGTTTTGGATTCTTATCTGACATGATCATACGCTTCCTTTCTCTCTGTCATCCTTATCCTTCAATCGCAATGTATTTCTTCTGCTCTACTGCAGGCTTTGCTTCCTTCTTCGGAACAACCAGCGTTAAGATACCGTGCTTGAACTCAGCCTTGATATCCTCCTCGGTTACGCCCTCGCCCACATAGAAGCTCCGGCTGCAGGCACCTGCATAACGCTCTCTGCGGATGTAACGTCCGGATTCTTTCTCCTTCTCGTCCTGATCCAGTCCCTTGGCGGCACTGATGGTCAGATATCCGTCATCCAGCTCTACGGTAATCTCATCCTTCTTGAAGCCCGGAAGATCAACTTCCATCTTGTAGCCATCCTTCATCTCCTGAATATCTGTCTTCATCAGGTTACCGGCTCTTCTGCCGTACAGCTTCTTGTCAACCTTGCGCAAATCTCTGTCATCGAAAAATGGAAAATCATCAAACCAGTCATCAAATAAGTTCTCTCCAAAAATACTAGGTGTTAACATAAGTCATCTCTCCTTTTCTACTTCGTACCTGCCTTCGGCAGATACACTCATGCTGTTTCCTTGTTTCTTTGGAACCGGGATGTTCTGGGAACTCATAGAACTCATTTCCTGTTCTCCTTTTGTTCCTCTCCTTTGTTCTGACTATGTTATAACACCGTTTATTAGCACTGTCAAGTGTTGAGTGCTAATTTTCTGTGAACTTTTTGTGAAATCCTGTAATTGCTTGATTTTACAGCATTTCAAGCGTTGTTATCGTCCAACTACGCATCATTTTCCTTGATTTCCCATGTTTTCTTCCCAAAGTACCGGCATCCGGAAGATCTGCACGACGAGCGGAATTACCATGATAAACCACACGAGCGGCTCCGCCACAATGACACCGGTGTAGCCTAACATCGGCACAAGCGTGGCGGCGATCACGATTTTCCCGACCATCTCAAGCGAACTCGAAATGAGCGGCGTGATATGATCGCCCAGTCCCTGCATGGCGTTTCGGAGCACGCAGATCACCGCCGTCACATAGTAGAACAGCGTGTCGAATTTCAGGTAGTTGGTCGCATTTAAGATCACAACCTCATTCGTGCTTCCCGTCACAAGATATACCAGCCATCTGCCAATCGTGTAGCTCGCCACCGCGGAAAGCGTACACCAGATGCAGGTGTAGAAAATGCCGAGCCGGATGCCTTTTTTGACCCGGTCGATCCTGCCCGCGCCCAGATTCTGTCCGCAGTAGGTCGCCATCGTCTGTCCGAAGACGCTGAACATCGTCATAAAAATCTCGGAAATTTTCCGCGCCGCCGTGTGCGCCACGATGATGTCCTGCCCCAGCTTATTGATCGCCGTCTGGAGTGTCAGCGAGCCGATATTGACCAGCGAGCTCATAAAGCCCATCGACAGCCCCGATCCGAGCATGTTTTTCACCATCGCCGTATCCGCATCCCGGAAATCCTCCTGTGCAAGACGGAGCATTTCATACCGTCTTAGCATGTAGATCCAGCAGATCACAAACGCCAGAATCTGTGCCAGAACCGTGGCGGCGGCAGCTCCGCGCACACCCGCCTTTAACACCAGCACGAACAGAAGATCTCCCGCGATATTTAACGCCACCGACACTGCCAGAATCACGAGCGGCGTGACGGTATCCCCGAGCGCCCGAAGTGCTGCGGCACACGCGTCATAGAGGAATGTCGCAAGAAGTCCCGCTATGATGATAAATATGTAAGGTCCTGCCACCGGAATCAGATGCTCCGGCACATTTAAAAACCGCAGGATCGGCTGTAAAAACACCAGTCCTAGCACCGTCAGCACGACCGAGATCACCGTTCCGAGCACCAGGGAAGCGGCAAACGATTTTTTCACGCCCCGGATATCCTTCGCGCCGAACCGCTGCGCCGTGATGATGGCAAACCCGTTCGCCAGTCCGAGCAAAAAGCCGATGATGAGATTGCTGAGTGTCGTCGTTGCACCGACTGCAGCGAGCGCATCCTCCCCGAGAAAAGAGCCGACAATTCTCGTGTCGGTCACACTGTAGGTCAGCTGCAGCAGATTCCCCAGAAATATCGGCAGTGCAAACGCAAGAATCAGCGTTGACGGTTTTCCTTTTGTAAGATCTTTCATTCGACCGGTCTCTCCTTTTTCGCTACCGGCTTGCGCCGGATTCTGTGATACTGCGGGCGGAGCGTCACCTCCGACACCGCCACGCCCTCTCTCTGCCCCACGATATACGCCACCGCCTCCGCGACGTCCTGCGGCAGAAGATAGCTCTCCGTCTCCTCCCCCACCGTAAAGTCTGCATTGCGATACAATTCCGTCTTCGTCATATCCGGGGATACCGTCGCCACGCGCACACCGTATTTTCGCGCCTCGTCAAAGAGGCTGCACGAAAAGCTCGCAAGTCCTGCCTTTACCGCGCCGTAGGCACAGCCGTGCGGATTCGACTGCTGCGCCGTCACGGATGCGATATTGACGATGCAGCCCTTGTTTTTCTTAAACCCGCGCAGCAGCTGCTGGCTTAAAATCATCGGCACTTCCAGATCTGTGCGCACCATCTCCTGAATCTTCTTCGGGCTTAGTTCCTCGTGCAGTCCGTAGTACGCGCTGCCGGCATTGTTGACGAGCAGCGTTACCCCGGCTTCCGCCACAATCCCCCGCACCAGCTTCAACATTTTTTCCGTGTCCAGAAGATCGCAGACCACCGCATGAAACAGCGGATTATCTGCAACGTCCGGAAACTGTTCCGCGAAACTGCTGCCGAACGAGCGTCCGATGCCAAACACTTCATATCCCATTTTGCACAGTCTGGCACTGATCGCCGCCCCGATCCCGGAGGACGCCCCCGTGACAATCGCCGCCTCGTTTTCTCTACACTGCTCCATGTATTCTCTCCTTATTCCTTCCACTGGAAAATCCGCTCTGCCGGAAGATAAGCGGCAAGTTTTTCCGTCATATACTGCTCCATCTCCTCCATGAGCGCCGTCGGGTAATGGTACACCCCGCCGTCATTCTGGTAGGGGAACTGCACCACCGCCGAGTCCGGCTCATTTTTCCGCATCTTCTTCAGATAATCCTGGGAGATGCGGAAGGTTCCGACGCTGACATCCGCCAGTTTTTCCAGGTCCAGCGTCCCGCAGACCTGCGCAAACATCGCGTCATAGTGCTTCTTCCAGTCGCTGCAATAGATCATCGGGTCAAAGCAGAGACGCACCGAAAAGCCTTGTTCCATCGCCGCTTCCGCTCCTGCCAGCCGCCCGGCGAGCGAAGCCGTACCGTGCTCATATGCATCAATCACCTGCTGCGGTGAGATGGTAAACGCACAGATGACACCTGCCTCCGGCCGGACCGTCTGCCACAGGCTGCCTCCGGTTCCCTTGGTTCTAAGCTCGATGCGCAGCCGCTGCCCGCCGGTGTTCATCCTGCGCACAAACTCAATCCAGCGTGCCGCATAACCGGTCAGATGCTCTAACGCCAGCAGATCCGTGTCGTAGGACACGCACAGGTAGACCGGGTGCGCGTCAAGTCTCTTTTCCACTTCCGCAAAAATATCCTCAAGATTGACGAACACCACCAGGTTGGCGGACGGATACATTCCCTTCAGATAGCAGTATTCACAGTCAAACACGCAGTTCATCACACAGGAGGTGTAGTAAAAATGCTCATTTCCAAAGTTCTGGCAGACCGGCGCGCCGGGGTAGAGCAGCTCACCGTGCTTCGCCGCCAGAATCAGATTCTGCGCCGCATGCTGCCTGACATAGTCCTGCCTGCTCCGGCAGAAAACATCCTTATAGTGGTCGATGTCAATCACTTCCGCCTGCGGAAACTGCGCAAGCATCCGCTTAGTCTCCGGATCTTCCGCCACTTCCCGCTCCACATAAATATGGGAAAACGGCGGATTATAATAAGACCTGTTTAAGTTCTTCAAGCCGCACCTTCCCTTCCCGCCTGTCTTTGCACGGGAGCAGCCCCCGCGCATACCATTCTTCCAGTTCCGCTTTCCAGTCGTATCCGGTAAGCGCCGCATACGTGATATACTGCCGCGCCGACGCCCGCATCGTCTGCGAGCAGTGCAGCGCCGCAAAAAGCCGCTCCAGCACCGTCTCGTCTTCCTGCAAAATACCGTCGTTTCGCAGCGTCTCCTCCTCGTCTGCCGCCTCCCGCAGATTTGTAAGAAATGCCACGACCTCCTTTACATGCTGCTCCAGCAGCCCCGTGAGCGCCTCCGCCGTCATTCTCTCCTGCCCTGCAATTCCGAAATCCGATACCACCTTCAAAAAAAGCATCCGGTCCGGAGAAAAAAAGCGGATGCCTGCCTGATAGACGGCCGCCGCTTCCATATCATATAAAGCTCCGTGTGCCGCTGCTCTTTGCAGCGGCTGCATCCCGGTCACAAGTTCACGTTCCTTCCACGGGTGCCGGTACAGAATATCCGGATAGAACGTTTTCCCGGTCGCCTGCTCCGTGATCTTGTGACACACGTACAGGTCTCCGATCTGTGCGGCGTGTGCCGCCCCGTATCCGCTGTCCATGCCACTGTCTACAGTTTCACAGCCACTGTCCGCGCCAGCGTTTGCTGCCGCGCAGCAGCCGATATTGATGAGAAAGTCTGCCGCATCAGCTCCATCCTGCGCACAGACTGCGGCGACCACCGCGGCCGCCGCAATCTCCCCCACACCGGTCACAACCAGCCGGATGCCGGCGTTCTCATTGTCAAACACCTCAAATGGCGCATACGCCGTGTTCTTTTTTAATTCCAGTTCCCGGATGAATCCGTGTGCCTCCTGATAGAGCGCCGTCACCACATAAATCATCGTCTGTCTCTAACCTTTCCAATACGCCCGGATGGCGTCTTCCACAAGCTTCTCTCCGATCACAATCAGAACGTCCTGCCCGTTTGCAATCGGCTTTCGCGTGATCTCCTGCTGTGTTGCATTGATCTCCAGCCATGTGCCGTCCGAATTCTGCAAAAATCCCTTCACACGGAAAATATGTCCGCACGACGGATCTTTCAGCATCTTCTTCACCGCCGCCGTAACCGCATCCCCGTCCAGGTGCATATCCAGAAAATACAGCGATTCAAACGACTGTCCCTTCGCAAAGTCCGGCTTCTCATAGCTTGCGATGTGATAACCGCAGGAGAGAATTGTGGCAAAATCCTGATCCGGGAGCGGTTCTGCGCCCTCGCACAAAACCTTCTGATCCGCCCGCTGCTTGCAGCCGAGTGCTGTAAGCGACCGCTTCAGATGCGCGATTGTATTCCGCCGCTGCTCCTCTGTCGCCGTGTCGCACTTGCTTAAAATCATACAGCCGGCATTTGCCGCCTGCGATGCCAGCAGGTACTCCGCCTCCGGCGAAAGCGCGTCCTCCAGCCGCGCGTCCACCACAGCGATCACATTGCCGATCTCATACCACCGATCCAGCGGCTCCTCGTGCAGCACGTCAAAGAACTCGTCCATGTCGTAGATTCCCGACGGCTCCACGAGCACGCGGTCATACCCGCACATTCCCATGGCGATCAGCTTGGTGCGGAACCTTCTGCGGTGCGTCTCGGGGTCGCAGCCACCGGAGATCATCTCCAGCTCGCACTGCTCCCCCTCTAACTCCTGCAGCAGCATCATATCGACATTGACCGCGCCGAAATCATTTTCCAGGATTCCGATATTCTGCCCCTGCTCCATCAGGCGTTTCGCATATTTTTTCAAAAACGTCGTCTTCCCAGATCCGAGGAAACCCGTGATCAGATCAATTTTTACCATGGCAGTCCTCCCTATGCATCCGATCTGGAATATGCATTCTTCATCTGGCCGCTAAGTTCATATAAAACCTTGTCCAGGGTATCTGCCGTCTCCTTCTGCAGCATCTTCGCAATACTGCGGTTTGCCTCCTCGCGAAGTCTTCTGCGCATCACGGCATCCGTCTCCTTGGAGAGGAGCGCGTCGTAGTGATGGATCAGCTCGTGTCCCTTCGCCATCACATGCTCCTGATAGCGCTCGATATGGAACACCGAGCTCCGGTAGGATGCGTCTGCCATCGCCGCAATCAGCCGGCTCGACCAGTAAAAGTTCTCCGTGGACACCTCGCCCGTCGTGTTCGCCAGATATTCCGGTGTCTCCTCCACATCGGCATAGAACGGCACCAACACGTTAAATGCGTTCGACGCAAATGCCAGCCATTCAATCACGCCGTTCTCCTGCTCCATCTGCGGGCGCATCTGGATCACTGCGAGAAAATCGTTCCGGTTGATGCCGATCGAGCGGTATGCACCGCGCAGGGACTTATCCCCGTAAGCGGCATACGGATCATACGGCGTTCCCTGGAAATGGGAGGACAAGACGTATTTGACGTCCTCCACCGTCACCTTTTTCTCCGGCACCATGCACCACGGAAGATCATCCGAAACCGGTGTGAAATCCGCATGCGGTCCGTCCCACACCTTCGTGTGCGGATTCAGATAGCGCTCCATGAACCACGCACGCGGCGTGTTGTATACATGATCCGCATCGTCATGGCTGCCGAACGCGTCGCGCGGATGAAACTCGCCATCCTGTGAGAGATCCA
This region includes:
- a CDS encoding MATE family efflux transporter; protein product: MLLSVPRHIPLHTVPLFLTPLLKLMGASGNLLTAAEQYGRIMIAGGVIQVLSCGLAPILRNENRQVGAMTIMVLGFLFNLTMDFVLLYFFHLGIGGAALASLGAQLLTTALCFLTLFGVTDRLRARLGLPGSAGTSLCPLHREQFVFEKDCWKRIFSIGISPFGISLTPSLLILYHNIACLNYGDLAVSAYALISSTIGSYRILLIGVAEGMQPLASKAYGASQNGNATPAERIAAYDEIRHIRNKAIRTAIAASVLLFLFTIATASFYPALYGYQGDAAAAGYHAVMLTAAQLIFTGIVRVTNSFFYAVGKNRYSLFMIYFDPLCLTPAALAVLPHFFGTDGIWLTAVITQFLLNLVAAGMFVRHNAQMKREQAALTKGV
- a CDS encoding LysR family transcriptional regulator; protein product: MTLQQMRYVITTAECYSITSAAEKFQLSQPNLSNAIKDLEQELGIQIFERKKSGVSLTPDGAELVRSIQPILNQVQRLEDTYKQPSSHRISFSVATQHISIVTEVMIAFMKEQDPHFNEYNFQYLQLRTKEILDYVASEFCEIGVLLKNRENRVLDWEMEQQELDFHLLATMRPKVYVPKQHPLAGRTKVSMEDLAPYVYSHYFQGIDSSRDRFFSEELVENTVAKKTITLTDEMADASIGMEMNTYTIGSGMSGENLLEKDYAVMNLDTHQRIELGWISRRDHELSNFGKRFLDLLAEKLNSMQLD
- the tnpA gene encoding IS200/IS605 family transposase codes for the protein MANKSNDLAHTKWMCKYHIVFTPKYRRKIIYNQLKEDIRDILKQLCAYKGVEIIEGHLMPDHIHMLVSIPPKMSVSSFMGYLKGKSALMIFDRHANLKYKFGNRHFWSEGYYVSTVGLNEATIKKYIQDQEKYDIMQDKLSVKEYEDPFKG
- a CDS encoding Hsp20/alpha crystallin family protein yields the protein MLTPSIFGENLFDDWFDDFPFFDDRDLRKVDKKLYGRRAGNLMKTDIQEMKDGYKMEVDLPGFKKDEITVELDDGYLTISAAKGLDQDEKEKESGRYIRRERYAGACSRSFYVGEGVTEEDIKAEFKHGILTLVVPKKEAKPAVEQKKYIAIEG
- a CDS encoding MATE family efflux transporter, whose protein sequence is MKDLTKGKPSTLILAFALPIFLGNLLQLTYSVTDTRIVGSFLGEDALAAVGATTTLSNLIIGFLLGLANGFAIITAQRFGAKDIRGVKKSFAASLVLGTVISVVLTVLGLVFLQPILRFLNVPEHLIPVAGPYIFIIIAGLLATFLYDACAAALRALGDTVTPLVILAVSVALNIAGDLLFVLVLKAGVRGAAAATVLAQILAFVICWIYMLRRYEMLRLAQEDFRDADTAMVKNMLGSGLSMGFMSSLVNIGSLTLQTAINKLGQDIIVAHTAARKISEIFMTMFSVFGQTMATYCGQNLGAGRIDRVKKGIRLGIFYTCIWCTLSAVASYTIGRWLVYLVTGSTNEVVILNATNYLKFDTLFYYVTAVICVLRNAMQGLGDHITPLISSSLEMVGKIVIAATLVPMLGYTGVIVAEPLVWFIMVIPLVVQIFRMPVLWEENMGNQGK
- a CDS encoding SDR family oxidoreductase; its protein translation is MEQCRENEAAIVTGASSGIGAAISARLCKMGYEVFGIGRSFGSSFAEQFPDVADNPLFHAVVCDLLDTEKMLKLVRGIVAEAGVTLLVNNAGSAYYGLHEELSPKKIQEMVRTDLEVPMILSQQLLRGFKKNKGCIVNIASVTAQQSNPHGCAYGAVKAGLASFSCSLFDEARKYGVRVATVSPDMTKTELYRNADFTVGEETESYLLPQDVAEAVAYIVGQREGVAVSEVTLRPQYHRIRRKPVAKKERPVE
- a CDS encoding SPL family radical SAM protein yields the protein MKNLNRSYYNPPFSHIYVEREVAEDPETKRMLAQFPQAEVIDIDHYKDVFCRSRQDYVRQHAAQNLILAAKHGELLYPGAPVCQNFGNEHFYYTSCVMNCVFDCEYCYLKGMYPSANLVVFVNLEDIFAEVEKRLDAHPVYLCVSYDTDLLALEHLTGYAARWIEFVRRMNTGGQRLRIELRTKGTGGSLWQTVRPEAGVICAFTISPQQVIDAYEHGTASLAGRLAGAEAAMEQGFSVRLCFDPMIYCSDWKKHYDAMFAQVCGTLDLEKLADVSVGTFRISQDYLKKMRKNEPDSAVVQFPYQNDGGVYHYPTALMEEMEQYMTEKLAAYLPAERIFQWKE
- a CDS encoding GTP-binding protein, with the protein product MVKIDLITGFLGSGKTTFLKKYAKRLMEQGQNIGILENDFGAVNVDMMLLQELEGEQCELEMISGGCDPETHRRRFRTKLIAMGMCGYDRVLVEPSGIYDMDEFFDVLHEEPLDRWYEIGNVIAVVDARLEDALSPEAEYLLASQAANAGCMILSKCDTATEEQRRNTIAHLKRSLTALGCKQRADQKVLCEGAEPLPDQDFATILSCGYHIASYEKPDFAKGQSFESLYFLDMHLDGDAVTAAVKKMLKDPSCGHIFRVKGFLQNSDGTWLEINATQQEITRKPIANGQDVLIVIGEKLVEDAIRAYWKG
- a CDS encoding C69 family dipeptidase gives rise to the protein MACTTILVGKKASYDGSTMIARNDDSGSGHFTPKKFVVVQPQEQPRHYESVISHVKIELPEQPMRYTAVPNAVDGKGIWAASGVNEAHVAMTATETITSNPRVLGVDPLVVYQKAEDGQPEICGGIGEEDLVCLVLPYIRSAREGVRRLGSLLEQYGTYEMNGIAFQDQDEIWWLETIGGHHWMARRVPDDVYVVMPNQLGIDRFDFSDALGEQKEYMCSADLEEFVKTYHLDLSQDGEFHPRDAFGSHDDADHVYNTPRAWFMERYLNPHTKVWDGPHADFTPVSDDLPWCMVPEKKVTVEDVKYVLSSHFQGTPYDPYAAYGDKSLRGAYRSIGINRNDFLAVIQMRPQMEQENGVIEWLAFASNAFNVLVPFYADVEETPEYLANTTGEVSTENFYWSSRLIAAMADASYRSSVFHIERYQEHVMAKGHELIHHYDALLSKETDAVMRRRLREEANRSIAKMLQKETADTLDKVLYELSGQMKNAYSRSDA